In Drosophila bipectinata strain 14024-0381.07 chromosome 2R, DbipHiC1v2, whole genome shotgun sequence, one genomic interval encodes:
- the Lis-1 gene encoding lissencephaly-1 homolog, whose amino-acid sequence MKMVLSQRQREELNQAIADYLGSNGYADSLEAFRKEADLSSEAEKKFGGLLEKKWTSVIRLQKKVMELEAKLTEAEKEVIEGAPTKNKRTPGEWIPRPPEKYSMAGHRASITRVIFHPIFGLVVSASEDATIKIWDFETGEYERSLKGHTDSVQDVAFDAQGKLLASCSADLSIKLWDFQQTYECVKTMHGHDHNVSSVAFVPAGDYVLSASRDRTVKMWEVATGYCVKTYTGHREWVRMVRVHIEGSIFATCSNDHTIRVWLTNSRDCKVELRDHEHTVECIAWAPEAAASAINEAAGADNKKGHHQGPFLASGSRDKTIRIWDVSVGLCLFTLNGHDNWVRGLAFHPAGKYLVSASDDKTIRVWDLRNKRCMKTLYAHQHFCTSIDFHKAHPYVISGSVDQTVKVWECR is encoded by the exons ATGAAAATGGTGTTGTCGCAGCGGCAGCGCGAGGAGCT TAACCAAGCGATTGCCGACTATTTGGGCTCAAATGGGTACGCAGACTCTCTGGAGGCATTCCGCAAGGAAGCCGATCTCAGCTCAGAGGCAGAGAAGAAGTTTGGCGGTCTGCTCGAGAAGAAGTGGACGTCCGTCATCCGGCTGCAGAAGAAAGTGATGGAACTAGAGGCTAAGCTAACCGAAGCTGAAAAGGAGGTCATCGAGGGTGCACCCACAAAGAACAAACGCACGCCCGGCGAGTGGATACCGCGGCCACCAGAGAAATACTCCATGGCCGGTCATCGGGCCAGCATAACGAGG gTAATCTTTCATCCCATTTTTGGACTTGTGGTTTCTGCATCTGAGGATGCCACCATTAAGATTTGGGATTTCGAAACTGGCGAGTACGAGCGCAGTCTGAAGGGACACACAGACTCGGTGCAGGATGTGGCATTTGATGCCCAGGGAAAGCTCTTGG CTTCCTGCAGCGCCGACTTGTCTATTAAGTTGTGGGATTTCCAGCAGACCTATGAGTGCGTCAAAACCATGCATGGTCATGATCACAATGTATCCTCGGTGGCCTTCGTGCCTGCCGGCGATTACGTTCTGTCCGCTTCGCGAGACCGCACCGTCAAAATGTGGGAAGTTGCCACAGG GTACTGCGTGAAAACCTACACCGGACACAGGGAGTGGGTGCGAATGGTGCGAGTGCACATTGAAGGCAGTATCTTTGCCACATGCTCAAATGATCACACAATCCGTGTTTGGCTGACGAATTCGAGAGACTGCAAG GTTGAATTACGCGATCATGAGCACACTGTGGAGTGCATTGCATGGGCGCCAGAAGCTGCTGCCTCGGCGATAAACGAGGCAGCCGGAGCGGACAACAAGAAGGGTCACCACCAGGGTCCCTTCCTCGCCTCTGGCTCTCGCGACAAGACCATTCGCATTTGGGACGTGAGCGTCGGGCTATGCCTATTCACGCTGAATGGCCATGACAACTGGGTGCGTGGCCTGGCATTCCATCCGGCTGGAAAGTACCTAGTCTCGGCTAGCGACGATAAGACCATTCGGGTCTGGGATTTGCGCAACAAACGATGCATGAAGACGCTCTATGCGCATCAGCATTTCTGCACCTCCATAG ATTTTCACAAAGCGCATCCGTACGTCATTAGCGGTAGCGTAGATCAAACAGTTAAGGTCTGGGAATGTCGTTAA